A portion of the Oxynema aestuarii AP17 genome contains these proteins:
- a CDS encoding Npun_R2479 family HD domain-containing metalloprotein — protein sequence MLNATALLIDSFVPKLQDGYHRTYGGYKPHYADILAWAGAMALENIANSDALYHNVEHTIFVTLVGQEILRGKHIREGGVSCEDWLHFIISLLCHDIGYIKGVCRGDEIGDRMYATGRDGIRISLQPGATDASLTPYHVDRGKLFIHERFGGHGLIDADAIKANIELTRFPVPKDRDHQDTLNYPGLVRAADLIGQLSDPRYLQKIPALFYEFEETGQNKVLGYANPGDLRKNYPKFFWNVVYRYIEDALGYLQLTQEGKQVIANLTANVFRVEHEDCSTVVAS from the coding sequence ATGTTAAATGCGACTGCACTTTTAATTGATTCGTTTGTTCCTAAACTTCAAGACGGTTACCATCGAACCTATGGCGGCTACAAACCGCATTATGCTGACATTCTGGCTTGGGCTGGCGCAATGGCGTTAGAAAACATTGCCAATAGTGACGCGCTTTATCATAACGTCGAACATACAATTTTCGTCACCTTAGTCGGACAAGAAATCTTGCGAGGTAAACATATTCGCGAAGGTGGTGTTTCCTGCGAAGACTGGTTACATTTTATTATTTCCCTACTCTGTCACGATATCGGTTATATCAAAGGGGTCTGTCGCGGCGACGAGATCGGCGATCGTATGTATGCTACGGGTCGCGATGGGATCAGAATTTCCCTACAACCCGGCGCCACCGATGCCAGTTTGACTCCCTATCACGTCGATCGCGGCAAACTCTTTATTCACGAACGTTTCGGCGGACACGGTTTGATCGACGCCGACGCCATTAAAGCCAATATCGAACTGACTCGCTTTCCCGTCCCCAAAGACCGCGACCACCAAGATACCCTCAATTATCCCGGCTTAGTGCGTGCGGCGGATCTGATCGGTCAACTCAGCGACCCGCGTTATTTACAAAAAATTCCCGCTTTATTTTACGAGTTTGAAGAAACCGGACAAAATAAAGTCTTGGGTTACGCCAATCCGGGGGATTTACGCAAGAATTATCCCAAATTTTTCTGGAATGTCGTTTATCGTTACATCGAAGATGCGTTAGGGTATTTGCAATTAACTCAAGAAGGAAAACAAGTTATTGCCAACCTTACGGCGAATGTCTTCCGCGTCGAACACGAAGATTGTAGTACGGTCGTAGCGTCTTAG